In Exiguobacterium sp. 9-2, the genomic window CGCTTCTACTTTCTCCACGCCGACTTTTAACATGTTCTCTGAAAAATCAAGTCCCTTGATGACACCAGTCGGACCGGCTGCTTTTGCCAGTTGAATCGTCCAGTCTGCCGTTCCACAACAAAGATCAAGACATTTAGCACCTGGGAAGACTTGCATCCGGCGCATCGTTTCGCGTCTCCACAATTTATGCAGTCGGAAGCTGATGACTGAATTCATTTGATCATAGTTCGTTGATATCGATTGGAACACTTCATACACTTTTTTTTCTTTATCTTTTGTCTGCACACTGCTCACCCTTTCCAAGATCTCATGCTACCGCCATCTGTTCGAGATGCGATAACAGTAATTTCTGTGCGACCAGATCTAGCTGCTCTGCCTGTTGTTGAATGATCTGCCGTCCTTGTCGTGTCAGCCATTCTCGTTTGGTGATTGCCGCGAGTCCTTGCATTAATCCGAACTCTGCTGTTAACCATAAGAGAACCCGTTCTTCCGTTGATTCATAGTTCATTTCGTGTAAGGCACACTTCGCTTCATTGACACGTTGAATGGTCCGTCCGAGTGAGACAAGAACCTCTTTCGGCAAACCCGCTAATTGTTCGAAAAAGTAGCTCGAGAAAAGATCTCCAGCTAATACAAGAAGCTGTCTTTCCTTCGAACCGCGTAATGTTTTACTGACGCGTTCATGCAGACGTAAAGCGACTTGTGCGAAATGAATCGCTTTGACGAGTGCTTCTGAATCTAGCTTGTCATGTTGAGCGACATCAATCAACCAACGGATCTGTTCACGATCGATGGAAGGGAAATCCACATGTCGAGCCAATCGTGTCGTTTGTTTAGTGGTGAGTGCAGTGATGATTTCATCCACGCGCAGCTCATGTTGTTCCATGCTTTTACCCCCCGATCTCCAGTGCCATCTCGTTGATGGACGTTCTTCTTTTTTAATATACCATAATCGGCGGGCTTTCACGCTTCTGAATGTCCACAAAAAAGCCGCCCGAGAAAATCTCGGGCGACTATGTAGCCGGATTACTTCACAGCATCTTTCAATGCTTTACCTGGTTTGAAGGCAGGTACTTTGCTTGCTGGAATCTCGATATCTTCTTTCGTACGTGGGTTGCGACCTTTACGGGCTGCACGCTCACGGACTTCGAAGTTACCAAATCCAATCAATTGGACTTTCTCTCCAGACTGAAGTGTCTCAGTGATCGATTCGAATGTTGATTCAACAACTTTCGTCACGTCTTTTTTTGTAAGACCTGATTTTTCGACGACTGCTTGAATGAGTTCAGTTTTGTTCATTACTTTCACCCCCTCCCAATCACTTCTTCGAGGGTAATCATACCCTATAAACGTTGCTATTACAACATTTTCGTGTAAATAACGTTCAATTTTCAGATTCTTCGCTCGATTTCTCTGAAAACACAGGTTCGCCTTTTTCGTTTATCGTGTAGCTTTGAGAATAGGCAGGAACAAAAGGTTGATCTTCATAAAGCAAATGCCGAATATCCTGACCGACTTTCGGCTTTTTCTTCGCAGTTTGTACAGCTTTCTTCAACTCTGGCAAATAGTTGATGAAAAGACGACCTTGACCATCGACATAGATCGATAGCTTTTCATCTGAGTACGGACTTGGGACAGTCGGTTCTTTTTTGATGAATAACTTTTTATAGTCAAGGGTAAACTGATTTTTTCCGATGGAGCCTTTAAATGGGTACTTATCATTCTTCTTGCGATACGCATCAATTCGGACTTGAAGCTTCTGTAGTTCTTCCGCGACAAGCAAATCCATCAATTTGACAGTCGGCTTCGTCTCAACGTCGACCAACAAATAGATGAATGTTCCCCCGCCTTCGAAACTGTTCGTTGGTGGATCACTCATATAACGAGGTATCAGACGGCCCAGTTCGATTTGATAACGTTCCATGAGTGGCGTATCTGCCTCCATCGTTTTGATCGGCAAAACACCTGTGTCTTTCTGGTATGCATCGACGGCATCCTGAACGGTACGTAATTGTTGCGGATACGGCACGCGGTTCGACGGTTTCTGGCTGTCCGGAAAGAGACAACCTGATAATAACGTCACCGGAATGAGCATGAGTAGTACGAACCACTTTTTCATGCGCTCGGTCCCGCCATGACGATAAATACCATGATGATCGACGCAACGATGAAACAAACGAATGCCAAGGTTGACACGAGAATCTGCCAAATCCCTTTCAACTTCGTCCGACTGACCGTGACCAGCAAGACACTGATCGCAAAGAGTCCGATGCCAGCGAACGAAATCCACATTTTTAATAATCCTGGACTCAAGGTTTCCACCCCACTCCGTTAATCTTTCGTCGTGAAGAGATGCTCGATCTCATTTTTTTGTGGTCGTTGCATCAACTTTTTGACTTCTTCTTCCGGTGTATGACCGTCAAAGAGAACATGGTATAAAGCAGAAGTAATTGGGAGTTCACATTGTTTCGACTCTGCTAGATCATATGCAGCTTGTGTCGCACGAACACCTTCTACGACCATTCCCATGTTTTCAAGCACTGTCTCTAGTTTTTCTCCTCGACCGATGGCATTTCCCGCACGCCAATTTCGGCTATGGACAGAAGTACAAGTGACGATTAAGTCACCCATTCCTGTCAAGCCGGTGAACGTCATTGGGTTTGCCCCAAGCATCGTTCCAAGACGAGCCATCTCGACCATTCCACGCGTAATCAAGGCTGCCTTGGCATTGTCCCCGTAACCGAGACCATCTGTCATACCCGCAGCAAGTGCAATGATATTCTTCAGTGCTCCACCGAGTTCTGCCCCGATGATGTCCGCATTGAGGTAGACACGGAAGTTTTCATTCGTAAACAATTCCTGCACACGACCAGCCTCTTCTAAATCATCCGATGCAACGGTCACCGTCGTCGGTTTACGTAACGCAACCTCTTCAGCATGTGAAGGACCTGTCAAGACACAAACCGCTTTACGTTTCGCCGGGTCGACCTCTGCTTCGATCAACTCAGACAATCGAAGATGTGTCTTCGGTTCGATTCCTTTTGATGCATGAATCAGGACGACTGGTTCTGTCAATAGTTCATTTAGTTGACGAGAAACCGCACGAATCGCAGATGACGGTGTCACGATCAAAATATGTGTTGCGCCTTCGACCGCCACTTTGAGATCCGTCGTCGCCTTCAATGATTGTGGCAACACGACGCCCGGCAAGAATTGCGCATTTTCATGATGCTCATTGATACGGTCGACATTTGTTTGTTCACGACCGTAAAGAATGACTTCCTGATCATTATCGGCTAAGACGAGCGAGAGCGCTGTTCCCCAGCTTCCTGCTCCGATGACAGCGATTTTGGTCATACTGAATCACCTCATTATTGTTTTTGACGAGCTAAAATCCGGATTGGTGTACCTGTGAAATCAAATGCCTCCCGAATCCGGTTCTCGAGATATCGTTTATAAGAGAAGTGAAGCAATTCTGGATCATTGACGAACAAGACGAACGTTGGCGGACGCGACGCGACCTGAGTCGCATAGTTAATCCGTAAACGAACTCCTTTATCTGTCGGCGCAGGGTTCATAGCGACAGCATCGACGATGACATCGTTCAAGACACTTGTCTGAATCCGTTGCGCATGACTGTGCGCTGCTTGCTGAATGACTGGTAATAACGTTTGTAAACGACGTTTTGTTTTTGCTGAGACGAAGACGATTGGTGCATAGTCAAGGAAACGGAATTCTTCCCGAATCTCTTCTTGCATCTTTTTCATCGTCTTATCATCTTTTTCAACAGCATCCCATTTATTGACGACAATGATGACCGCGCGACCTGCTTCATGGGCATATCCTGCTACTTTTTTATCTTGTTCGATGATACCTTCTTCACCATCAAGAACAACACAGACGACATCTGCTCGTTCGATTGCTTTTTGAGCACGCATGACACTAAAGCGTTCTGTCGATTCATAGACTTTCCCGCGTTTTCGCATCCCTGCCGTATCGATGATGACGTATTCTTGTTCATCCCGCGTAAATGGTGTATCGATTGCATCACGTGTTGTACCAGCGATATTCGAGACGATGACACGCTCTTCACCAAGAATCGAGTTCGTCATACTTGATTTCCCGACGTTTGGACGACCAATCAAGGCAAACTTAATCGTACTTTCGTCATATTCCAACTCTTCTTTATCTGGTGCTAATTCAAGGACACGGTCGAGTAAATCACCAAGTCCAAGACCATGTGTACCAGAAATCGGGAATAAGTCCCCGAATCCAAGAGAGTAGAATTCATACATTAAATCACGCATCTCAAAATTATCCACTTTATTGACAGCTACGACGACTGGTTTGTTCGAACGGAACAACATGTTCGCGACTTCCTCATCCGCTGCTGTGATTCCTTCGCGTCCGTTCACCATGAAAATGATGACGTCCGCTTCATCAATGGCGAGCTCCGCCTGATGACGCATCATTTGAAGTAGGGGCTCATCCCCAACTTCGATTCCACCTGTATCAATCAAATGAAAATGACGATTCAGCCATTCTCCAGTTCCGTAAATACGGTCGCGGGTAACGCCTGGCTTGTCTTCTACGATTGAAACCCGATCTCCAATCACCCGGTTAAAAATCGTCGACTTTCCGATATTTGGGCGACCTACGATCGCCACGACTGGAATTGCCATCCCAACACCTTCTTTCTCTTCTCTCGCTTC contains:
- a CDS encoding heptaprenyl diphosphate synthase component 1 yields the protein MEQHELRVDEIITALTTKQTTRLARHVDFPSIDREQIRWLIDVAQHDKLDSEALVKAIHFAQVALRLHERVSKTLRGSKERQLLVLAGDLFSSYFFEQLAGLPKEVLVSLGRTIQRVNEAKCALHEMNYESTEERVLLWLTAEFGLMQGLAAITKREWLTRQGRQIIQQQAEQLDLVAQKLLLSHLEQMAVA
- a CDS encoding HU family DNA-binding protein, whose amino-acid sequence is MNKTELIQAVVEKSGLTKKDVTKVVESTFESITETLQSGEKVQLIGFGNFEVRERAARKGRNPRTKEDIEIPASKVPAFKPGKALKDAVK
- a CDS encoding DUF2768 domain-containing protein, whose translation is MSPGLLKMWISFAGIGLFAISVLLVTVSRTKLKGIWQILVSTLAFVCFIVASIIMVFIVMAGPSA
- a CDS encoding NAD(P)H-dependent glycerol-3-phosphate dehydrogenase, with amino-acid sequence MTKIAVIGAGSWGTALSLVLADNDQEVILYGREQTNVDRINEHHENAQFLPGVVLPQSLKATTDLKVAVEGATHILIVTPSSAIRAVSRQLNELLTEPVVLIHASKGIEPKTHLRLSELIEAEVDPAKRKAVCVLTGPSHAEEVALRKPTTVTVASDDLEEAGRVQELFTNENFRVYLNADIIGAELGGALKNIIALAAGMTDGLGYGDNAKAALITRGMVEMARLGTMLGANPMTFTGLTGMGDLIVTCTSVHSRNWRAGNAIGRGEKLETVLENMGMVVEGVRATQAAYDLAESKQCELPITSALYHVLFDGHTPEEEVKKLMQRPQKNEIEHLFTTKD
- the der gene encoding ribosome biogenesis GTPase Der, giving the protein MAIPVVAIVGRPNIGKSTIFNRVIGDRVSIVEDKPGVTRDRIYGTGEWLNRHFHLIDTGGIEVGDEPLLQMMRHQAELAIDEADVIIFMVNGREGITAADEEVANMLFRSNKPVVVAVNKVDNFEMRDLMYEFYSLGFGDLFPISGTHGLGLGDLLDRVLELAPDKEELEYDESTIKFALIGRPNVGKSSMTNSILGEERVIVSNIAGTTRDAIDTPFTRDEQEYVIIDTAGMRKRGKVYESTERFSVMRAQKAIERADVVCVVLDGEEGIIEQDKKVAGYAHEAGRAVIIVVNKWDAVEKDDKTMKKMQEEIREEFRFLDYAPIVFVSAKTKRRLQTLLPVIQQAAHSHAQRIQTSVLNDVIVDAVAMNPAPTDKGVRLRINYATQVASRPPTFVLFVNDPELLHFSYKRYLENRIREAFDFTGTPIRILARQKQ